Proteins encoded within one genomic window of Lactococcus garvieae:
- a CDS encoding cation:proton antiporter — MLQSIIHVIIFLLALVFSNVINKIFPKLALPLVQVLIGILFGFGGISEFLHVDPEFFLGFIIAPLLFRESEEAEVKRIVKHRHLILVLIFPLVFVTALGLGGILHLFYMGIPLAACLALGAALAPTDAIAVGTLSTRFMFPQRVMNILQGEGLFNDASGIVSFQIAVLALVTGSFSLPQATMNLLLSIIGGFAIGIGLSILKNKILQALEDVDAQDVSGYLMLEFVVPLAAFALAEVLDVSGIIAVVVAGILQSNGLRPTTVFDAQVTRVKNSVWETIVFMLNSSVFIFLGIELHSLVFPFLFNRTYSVFWLIFVVLLLTLALFALRFLILFFYYLFATKNKAEVFTSYWSELLLLTFSGTKGTVSIATILLLPELAGNTANLLIFFCTSVTGLSFLVSLIALPYFAVEKKTSVNNLTVIAILGDVVQELRERITEKAQNGYHLVIADYQNRIQKLIVEQESAGISANFNTLQLLIIRVEIEGLEGALEKNHISMRTYRAYHRYIRTLEQNLAHDLVSSLQFTQVVLVRALRVLRTRFLRLDFKITQQNAEDMEETRREITNLYLDNTELVLETLENLGSVYDAQLVDFLQSERLRLAEHIAQGNWNYVNGFRVATELTNIEELMEAYYLERKVIFDYEHTGRIELSEAKKLRQTVNLLEEYALASDHRSFIYDLMEFRRNKRKKPRNRN; from the coding sequence ATGCTACAGTCTATTATCCACGTGATCATTTTCCTCCTCGCATTGGTCTTTTCAAATGTTATCAATAAAATTTTCCCTAAGTTAGCCTTACCCTTGGTACAGGTTTTAATAGGGATTCTTTTTGGTTTTGGGGGTATTTCAGAATTTCTTCATGTGGATCCAGAGTTTTTCCTAGGCTTTATTATTGCGCCTCTTTTATTTCGAGAAAGTGAAGAAGCAGAAGTCAAACGTATCGTTAAACATCGTCACTTGATCTTAGTACTTATATTTCCTTTAGTTTTTGTAACGGCTCTTGGGTTGGGTGGGATTCTTCATTTGTTTTATATGGGCATACCTCTGGCTGCTTGTTTGGCTTTAGGAGCTGCTTTAGCACCAACAGATGCTATTGCAGTAGGTACACTTTCAACCCGTTTTATGTTTCCCCAACGCGTCATGAACATCCTCCAGGGAGAAGGTTTATTCAATGATGCTTCAGGTATTGTCTCCTTTCAGATAGCCGTTTTAGCCCTTGTGACAGGAAGTTTTTCATTGCCACAGGCGACGATGAACTTGTTGCTTTCGATTATAGGTGGCTTTGCTATTGGTATTGGACTTTCCATATTAAAAAATAAAATTTTACAAGCACTTGAAGATGTGGATGCACAGGATGTCAGCGGTTATTTAATGTTGGAATTTGTTGTGCCACTTGCTGCTTTTGCATTAGCAGAAGTACTGGACGTCTCGGGTATTATCGCCGTTGTAGTCGCAGGTATTCTTCAGTCCAATGGTTTGAGACCAACGACTGTTTTTGATGCACAGGTCACACGTGTAAAAAACAGTGTCTGGGAAACAATCGTCTTTATGCTTAATTCGAGTGTCTTTATTTTTCTTGGCATTGAACTACATAGTCTGGTTTTTCCTTTTCTCTTTAATCGAACTTACTCTGTTTTCTGGTTGATTTTTGTTGTTTTACTTTTAACGTTGGCTCTTTTTGCTCTTCGGTTCTTGATATTGTTTTTTTATTATCTTTTTGCAACCAAGAATAAAGCAGAAGTGTTTACTTCTTATTGGAGCGAACTTTTGCTTTTGACCTTTTCTGGGACAAAAGGGACAGTTTCTATTGCGACTATCTTACTTTTACCAGAACTTGCAGGAAATACAGCTAATTTGCTCATCTTCTTTTGTACCTCAGTGACAGGTTTGAGCTTCTTGGTGAGTCTGATTGCATTGCCTTATTTTGCAGTTGAGAAGAAGACTTCTGTTAATAATCTCACTGTCATTGCTATTTTAGGTGATGTGGTTCAAGAACTCCGAGAAAGAATAACGGAAAAAGCTCAAAACGGTTATCATCTTGTTATTGCCGACTATCAAAACCGTATTCAAAAGCTTATTGTGGAGCAAGAAAGTGCGGGTATTTCAGCAAACTTTAATACTTTACAACTTTTGATTATCCGAGTGGAAATCGAAGGTTTGGAAGGCGCTTTAGAAAAGAATCACATCTCGATGCGTACCTACCGTGCTTATCATCGTTATATTCGGACTCTAGAGCAAAACTTGGCGCACGACCTTGTTTCTAGTTTACAATTTACCCAAGTCGTTTTGGTAAGAGCTTTGAGAGTTTTAAGAACCAGGTTTTTAAGACTGGACTTTAAAATAACACAGCAAAATGCTGAGGATATGGAAGAAACACGCCGGGAAATAACAAATCTCTACCTTGACAATACCGAGCTGGTTCTGGAAACATTAGAAAATCTAGGAAGTGTATATGATGCACAACTCGTTGACTTCTTACAGTCAGAACGTCTACGCTTAGCAGAACATATCGCGCAAGGAAATTGGAACTATGTGAATGGTTTCCGCGTCGCAACTGAATTGACTAATATCGAAGAGTTGATGGAAGCTTATTATCTCGAGCGCAAGGTCATTTTTGACTATGAACATACAGGACGGATTGAGTTGAGTGAGGCGAAAAAACTAAGGCAAACCGTCAATCTATTAGAGGAATACGCATTAGCAAGTGATCACAGGTCCTTTATCTATGATTTAATGGAATTTCGGAGGAATAAAAGAAAGAAGCCGAGAAATAGAAATTGA
- a CDS encoding EAL domain-containing protein, giving the protein MLIDLLFIGTIIFILLCLLGIVISYSWAKRQNAIYPKTMKNVDNYTFFFQTIVDNNGEKSGLEALLRKFDEDKQEWIFPEDIDKFTLREVIHLLNKSFVKINHPSDFIAINISLNQLADPRYEYFIRWVKGEAYPMEPRIEFNVELTDRVGFIMKSRIKKNLKISREINVHVILEKIEPTKKYYKKIKWLLNDIYGVKIPLSKFQKKNDSEWFDLNIGDWVRLIRSKNKNIDITEVEDVEGLDLANKLKIDNRQGYFIDKPHSEK; this is encoded by the coding sequence ATGTTAATAGACTTGTTGTTTATTGGTACCATAATTTTTATTCTTTTGTGTTTACTCGGAATCGTAATTAGCTATTCTTGGGCCAAAAGACAAAATGCAATATACCCGAAGACGATGAAAAATGTTGATAATTACACATTTTTCTTTCAGACAATTGTTGACAACAATGGAGAAAAATCGGGTTTAGAAGCCTTGTTACGTAAATTTGATGAGGATAAACAAGAGTGGATTTTTCCAGAAGATATCGATAAATTTACCCTACGCGAAGTGATTCATTTACTCAACAAAAGCTTTGTTAAAATCAATCATCCTTCTGATTTTATAGCCATTAACATCAGTTTAAACCAGTTGGCTGATCCACGTTATGAATACTTTATCAGATGGGTCAAAGGAGAAGCTTATCCGATGGAGCCACGTATTGAGTTTAACGTAGAGTTGACAGATAGAGTAGGCTTTATCATGAAGTCAAGAATCAAGAAAAATCTGAAAATCAGTAGAGAAATAAACGTTCATGTGATCTTAGAAAAGATAGAACCGACTAAAAAGTACTATAAGAAAATCAAATGGTTATTGAACGATATATATGGCGTAAAAATTCCACTGTCTAAGTTTCAAAAGAAAAATGATTCAGAATGGTTTGATTTAAATATTGGTGACTGGGTACGCTTGATTCGAAGTAAAAATAAAAATATTGATATTACAGAAGTCGAAGATGTCGAAGGTCTAGATTTAGCAAACAAGCTAAAAATAGACAACAGACAAGGCTATTTTATCGATAAACCACACTCTGAGAAGTAG
- a CDS encoding DUF6273 domain-containing protein: protein MTPTKKESRRLRNLVLLSLLLLLIGGSYAFTAFNQRAINDRENEVETPVGGRMHDYYNRETENKDVFAENYDDEEPIMLRIRLSEFLETRKRGEDTWTPLVAGTERDNLDSWTTWMPSPTNINDRLNTDPSNAFDRYARLTFGWSRAGRDAPWYMPTFNHENTNQMTAAAGHARDYIAGSGATDGVTDGATHPGDGTDDYWSEGDVYTNDATLPWPGASLTNEAEQNLQQERAPMTIEQWASLPPRQQIGDFWVVDHQTGWAYWASLLEPKETTSYLLDAAKMTDAIKETVVNGHYYYGIHVESDFIAPAESDEFLPGGDARLADFLTGIRNNAMGGVNPGADVDSPPSDFVFRMMYPGRIFTMAGQQYRYLENMGNGNHLIIRNNAIRNVTWNGQEASLTSWYANLDSAVQTMVQPVANSFTTGEIADGAVSYTGGNRWIPNNLTGQVAYDITQVDPEGTARAFALSLADVTKLSGEGLAFPNHAQRGSTALGWWWLRTPAPTSADAWIVFIEGNLGGNVARTISSPTGGVRPALIINQSQN, encoded by the coding sequence ATGACACCAACAAAAAAAGAGAGCCGGCGATTGCGTAACCTTGTCCTCCTCTCACTCTTACTGCTCCTCATCGGAGGAAGTTATGCCTTTACCGCCTTTAACCAGCGGGCCATCAATGACCGCGAAAACGAAGTTGAAACCCCAGTTGGCGGGCGGATGCACGACTACTATAACCGTGAGACCGAAAACAAGGATGTCTTTGCCGAAAACTATGACGACGAAGAGCCCATCATGTTACGTATACGCTTGTCGGAGTTTTTAGAAACACGGAAAAGAGGAGAAGACACCTGGACCCCACTGGTCGCTGGCACCGAACGGGACAACCTTGACTCTTGGACCACATGGATGCCAAGCCCCACCAATATCAATGACCGACTCAATACCGACCCGTCCAATGCTTTTGACCGATACGCCCGCCTGACTTTTGGCTGGAGCCGAGCAGGCAGAGATGCCCCTTGGTATATGCCAACCTTCAACCATGAAAATACAAATCAGATGACTGCAGCCGCAGGACATGCCCGTGACTATATCGCAGGAAGCGGTGCGACAGACGGTGTCACAGATGGAGCCACGCATCCCGGAGATGGGACGGATGACTACTGGTCAGAAGGTGATGTGTATACGAACGATGCGACACTTCCATGGCCCGGCGCTTCACTTACCAATGAAGCTGAACAAAACCTCCAACAGGAGCGTGCCCCGATGACGATCGAACAGTGGGCCTCGCTCCCCCCGCGCCAACAAATCGGCGACTTCTGGGTGGTGGACCATCAGACTGGCTGGGCCTACTGGGCCTCGCTCCTTGAGCCAAAAGAAACAACTTCTTATCTGCTGGATGCTGCCAAGATGACCGATGCGATCAAGGAAACTGTTGTCAATGGTCATTACTATTACGGAATCCATGTAGAGAGTGACTTCATAGCTCCTGCGGAGAGTGATGAGTTCCTGCCTGGGGGTGACGCCCGCTTAGCGGACTTCCTCACAGGCATTCGAAATAATGCTATGGGCGGGGTCAACCCCGGTGCCGATGTGGACTCTCCCCCCTCCGACTTTGTCTTCCGCATGATGTACCCTGGCCGTATCTTTACCATGGCTGGACAACAGTACCGGTATCTTGAAAACATGGGCAATGGCAATCATCTAATCATTCGCAACAATGCCATTCGTAATGTAACTTGGAATGGTCAAGAAGCATCCCTCACTTCTTGGTATGCCAATCTTGATAGCGCCGTCCAAACTATGGTTCAGCCTGTCGCCAATAGCTTTACGACAGGTGAAATTGCGGATGGAGCTGTTTCCTACACAGGTGGTAACAGATGGATACCTAACAACTTAACAGGTCAAGTTGCGTATGATATTACGCAAGTGGATCCTGAAGGAACAGCCCGAGCCTTTGCGCTTTCACTTGCGGATGTGACTAAATTGTCTGGGGAAGGTTTAGCTTTCCCGAACCATGCACAACGAGGCTCTACTGCTCTCGGTTGGTGGTGGCTACGTACCCCCGCTCCTACTAGCGCGGATGCTTGGATTGTGTTTATAGAAGGCAACTTGGGTGGTAATGTTGCTCGTACGATTAGCAGTCCCACAGGGGGTGTCCGACCAGCTCTCATAATAAACCAATCCCAAAACTAA
- a CDS encoding ECF transporter S component: MSNSKTRRLTLVAMLSAISFVLSYPMFQFPLVPSASFLKIDFTILPILIGLFMLGLSSAFAILVIRSFLWLLLNSEGVNTYIGLPMNIVAVTVFVLVLWFFLRHQFSLRNYIMAAIFGTLALTAVMVVLNYVYAIPLYSAFANFDIATMFPGGISAYIVAVIIFNLLEGLIYAASFAALYWALRGSKAIKFLNA; this comes from the coding sequence GTGTCAAATTCAAAAACACGTAGACTCACACTTGTCGCAATGCTCAGTGCTATTTCATTCGTACTGTCTTATCCAATGTTCCAATTTCCTTTGGTTCCTAGTGCAAGCTTCTTAAAGATTGATTTTACAATCTTACCTATTTTAATTGGTCTATTTATGCTTGGTTTGAGTAGCGCTTTTGCAATCTTAGTGATCCGCTCGTTTCTTTGGCTCTTGCTAAACAGCGAAGGGGTAAATACTTATATCGGCTTACCAATGAACATTGTTGCTGTAACCGTATTTGTTCTCGTCCTCTGGTTCTTTTTACGTCATCAGTTTAGTCTGCGTAACTATATTATGGCCGCCATTTTTGGCACCCTTGCTTTGACCGCTGTAATGGTTGTGTTGAATTACGTATATGCTATCCCGCTTTACTCAGCATTTGCAAACTTTGACATCGCTACAATGTTCCCAGGAGGGATTTCAGCTTATATCGTTGCTGTTATCATCTTTAACCTCTTAGAAGGTCTCATCTATGCTGCCAGCTTTGCAGCTTTATACTGGGCTTTGCGCGGTTCAAAAGCAATTAAATTTCTTAATGCCTAA
- a CDS encoding glycosyltransferase family 2 protein codes for MIFDVFGQTFAGGSGLQTFIAVCLLILCLYPVIGALFWFFGSLSYRFLKKSRKETNFIELSPDEQPMITIMIPAHNEEIMIEETIEYLATMLNYSNYEILVINDGSTDKTLPILLELQAKYDKLRVINILKNQGKAHGFNIGTYFAKGEYILSNDADTIPEKDALMKYMNYFISEEDVNTAAVTANMDVQNRTTILGKSQTVEFSSIVGVIKRSQTAINDSMYSYSGANTMYKKQFLIDVGGFRQDRSTEDISIAWDHLMYGVTPRFAPDIIFHMNVPETLSQLYKQRKRWAQGGTEVWFTNSFKFILHPIKYRYVLSMFLDTTFSIIWSFFFFITTIIFAITMLYALFTGNYEFIRHGIAMSFIFVTFELIAGTLQLLAALILDSKGEKFKYFIFAPLYMLFFWIVNPLTIVTTFIPAMKACFGESDHSGAWVSPTRKSLKKG; via the coding sequence ATGATATTTGATGTTTTTGGACAGACCTTTGCAGGAGGCAGTGGACTACAAACCTTTATAGCAGTATGTTTATTAATTTTATGTTTGTATCCAGTTATCGGAGCTTTATTTTGGTTTTTTGGATCTCTGAGCTACCGTTTTTTAAAAAAAAGTAGAAAAGAAACAAATTTTATCGAGCTATCACCAGATGAACAGCCGATGATTACGATTATGATTCCTGCTCATAATGAAGAAATCATGATCGAAGAAACGATTGAATATTTAGCGACAATGCTAAATTATAGTAACTATGAAATCTTAGTGATTAATGACGGAAGTACAGATAAAACGTTGCCTATTCTTCTTGAATTACAAGCCAAATATGATAAACTACGTGTCATCAATATTTTGAAAAATCAAGGTAAAGCACATGGCTTTAATATTGGAACTTACTTTGCTAAGGGTGAATACATTTTAAGTAATGATGCCGATACTATTCCTGAAAAAGATGCCCTGATGAAATATATGAATTATTTTATCAGTGAAGAAGATGTTAACACTGCAGCAGTGACAGCAAATATGGATGTTCAAAATAGAACGACAATATTGGGGAAATCTCAAACGGTTGAATTTTCTAGTATTGTTGGGGTGATTAAGCGAAGTCAGACTGCGATTAATGATTCGATGTATTCATACAGTGGAGCAAATACCATGTATAAGAAACAGTTTCTTATTGACGTGGGTGGGTTTAGACAGGATCGTAGCACGGAAGATATAAGTATTGCATGGGATCATCTAATGTATGGAGTAACGCCTCGGTTTGCACCAGACATTATCTTTCATATGAACGTACCAGAAACCCTATCTCAACTCTATAAACAAAGAAAACGTTGGGCTCAAGGGGGTACCGAGGTATGGTTTACAAATTCTTTTAAGTTTATTCTCCATCCCATCAAATATCGCTATGTGCTGTCCATGTTTTTAGACACAACCTTTTCAATCATCTGGTCCTTTTTCTTCTTTATCACTACCATCATCTTTGCAATAACAATGCTGTATGCTTTGTTCACAGGTAATTATGAATTTATTCGACATGGAATTGCTATGTCCTTTATATTTGTGACTTTTGAACTTATAGCAGGAACTTTGCAATTGCTGGCTGCCTTGATTTTGGACAGTAAAGGGGAGAAGTTTAAGTACTTTATTTTTGCTCCTCTCTACATGCTATTCTTTTGGATAGTAAATCCCTTAACGATTGTAACTACTTTTATACCAGCCATGAAGGCCTGCTTTGGGGAAAGTGATCATTCCGGAGCTTGGGTCAGTCCGACCAGAAAGAGCCTGAAGAAAGGATGA
- a CDS encoding TIGR01906 family membrane protein, whose amino-acid sequence MRDRLIFTSLILWGTATAVCLTLLLAVPLFYADIHLENLTNVSGLPAETLRHNFNVLMAYLVNPFVSSLHMPDFPSSPEALKHFSDVKRLFLFAIGLMILLSPGLILFLKEHLAIVYHNGLRFVMGTPLFIGLVAALIGFDNFFIYFHQIFFRDDTWLFNPDTDPIINVLTENYFMVTFIIFLVVFELIFFLLYWMGNKRMQTKFIGKSEH is encoded by the coding sequence ATGCGAGATCGCCTGATTTTTACCAGTCTTATTTTATGGGGGACAGCTACAGCAGTCTGTTTAACCTTACTTCTAGCTGTTCCTCTTTTTTATGCAGATATTCATCTGGAAAATTTGACGAATGTTTCAGGTCTTCCAGCAGAAACTTTAAGACATAATTTTAATGTTCTTATGGCTTATTTGGTCAATCCTTTTGTTAGTAGTTTACACATGCCTGATTTTCCTTCCTCTCCTGAGGCTTTAAAGCATTTTAGCGATGTCAAAAGGCTTTTTCTCTTTGCCATAGGACTGATGATTCTTCTTAGTCCAGGTCTTATCCTCTTTCTTAAAGAACACTTGGCGATTGTTTATCATAACGGACTCCGCTTCGTGATGGGAACTCCTTTATTTATCGGTTTAGTGGCAGCCTTAATTGGTTTTGATAATTTCTTCATTTATTTTCATCAAATCTTTTTCCGCGATGATACATGGCTGTTTAATCCAGATACAGACCCGATCATCAATGTTTTAACAGAAAATTATTTTATGGTTACTTTCATCATCTTCTTAGTAGTCTTTGAGCTTATCTTCTTTTTGCTCTACTGGATGGGAAATAAAAGGATGCAAACTAAATTTATCGGTAAATCCGAACATTGA
- the guaC gene encoding GMP reductase, translating to MNTMVPVFDYEDIQLIPNKCIINSRSEADTSVKLGEHTFKLPVVPANMQTIIDEKIAEMLAKEGYFYIMHRFEEHTRKAFIEKMHAQGLIASISVGVKDNERQFVRELAETATIPDYITIDIAHGHANSVIEMLQLIKRLMPQVFVIAGNVGTPEAVRELENAGADATKVGIGPGKVCITKVKTGFGTGGWQLAALRWCAKAASKPIIADGGIRTHGDIAKSVRFGASMVMVGSLFAAHEESPGQTIEQDGKLFKEYFGSASEYQKGEHKNVEGKKILLPHKGALKDTLQEMQEDLQSSISYAGGRDLNALRKVDYVIVKNSIWNGDSL from the coding sequence ATGAACACAATGGTTCCCGTTTTTGATTACGAAGATATCCAACTTATCCCTAATAAATGTATTATTAATAGCCGTAGTGAAGCCGATACATCGGTGAAACTAGGGGAACATACTTTTAAACTCCCTGTTGTTCCTGCCAACATGCAGACAATTATTGATGAAAAGATTGCTGAAATGTTAGCCAAAGAAGGTTATTTCTACATCATGCATCGTTTTGAAGAGCACACACGTAAAGCTTTCATCGAAAAAATGCACGCACAAGGCTTGATTGCATCCATTTCTGTAGGTGTTAAAGATAACGAACGTCAGTTCGTCCGTGAATTAGCTGAAACTGCGACTATCCCAGATTATATTACTATTGATATTGCACATGGTCACGCTAACTCTGTTATTGAAATGCTTCAACTTATCAAACGTCTGATGCCGCAAGTATTTGTTATCGCGGGTAACGTGGGCACACCTGAAGCTGTGCGTGAACTAGAAAACGCTGGTGCAGATGCCACTAAAGTAGGGATTGGCCCAGGTAAAGTTTGTATCACCAAGGTTAAAACAGGATTTGGTACAGGGGGCTGGCAGCTCGCTGCACTCCGTTGGTGTGCGAAAGCAGCAAGCAAGCCAATCATCGCTGACGGCGGAATCCGTACACATGGAGATATCGCTAAGTCTGTTCGCTTTGGGGCAAGCATGGTTATGGTTGGTTCACTCTTTGCTGCGCATGAAGAATCACCAGGTCAAACTATTGAGCAAGATGGCAAACTCTTTAAAGAATATTTTGGCTCAGCAAGTGAATACCAAAAAGGTGAGCACAAAAATGTGGAAGGTAAAAAAATTCTCCTCCCTCATAAAGGTGCCTTAAAAGATACACTTCAAGAGATGCAAGAAGATCTCCAAAGCTCTATCTCTTATGCAGGTGGTCGTGATCTCAACGCTCTGCGTAAAGTAGACTATGTCATCGTTAAGAACTCCATCTGGAACGGTGATTCATTATAA
- a CDS encoding NAD(P)H-binding protein, whose translation MKVLVVGANGKVAKHLAETLKDYPEIQEKAVIRKEEQKAFFDKLGIETTLLDIVNNSIEEFAAAMADVDAVVFSAGAGGAGLDKTVMIDLDGAVKIMTAAEQAKVKRFVMVSTFRVGREEISRQIKEDSSLKIYTIAKNYADEWLKSRTELDWTIIHPGMLTNDPAIGKIDLGSQVEAGSIPREDVAKVILETLENNATIGKEFEIVTGKTDISSAVQSVE comes from the coding sequence ATGAAAGTACTTGTTGTAGGAGCAAATGGTAAAGTAGCTAAGCATTTAGCTGAAACCTTAAAAGATTATCCTGAAATTCAAGAAAAAGCAGTGATTCGTAAAGAAGAGCAAAAAGCCTTCTTTGACAAGCTTGGCATTGAAACAACTCTTTTGGATATTGTAAACAACAGTATCGAAGAGTTTGCTGCTGCTATGGCTGATGTTGATGCTGTGGTATTTAGTGCAGGAGCAGGTGGCGCAGGTTTAGATAAAACGGTGATGATCGACTTAGATGGAGCAGTAAAAATTATGACTGCAGCAGAGCAAGCCAAAGTTAAGCGTTTTGTCATGGTAAGTACTTTCCGAGTAGGACGAGAAGAAATCAGTCGTCAGATCAAGGAAGATTCTTCTTTGAAAATTTATACGATTGCTAAAAACTATGCGGATGAGTGGTTAAAATCAAGAACGGAGCTAGACTGGACTATCATTCATCCCGGTATGCTTACAAATGACCCAGCCATCGGTAAAATCGATCTGGGATCTCAAGTAGAAGCAGGGAGTATCCCCCGAGAAGATGTAGCAAAAGTCATCCTTGAAACTCTAGAGAATAATGCTACCATCGGAAAAGAATTTGAGATCGTAACAGGAAAGACAGATATTTCTTCAGCTGTTCAAAGTGTTGAATAA
- the rplJ gene encoding 50S ribosomal protein L10: MSDYKVSEATIAKKAELVDVFAEKFEAATSIVVASSRGLTVEQDTQLRKELREAGVEFKVVKNSILRRAAEKAGLGELNDSFVGPSVVAISNEDAIAPAKILSEFAKTADKLEIKAGVIEGKVSSKEEIAAIASLPNRDGLLSMLLSVLQAPVRNVALAVKAVAEKEESAA; this comes from the coding sequence ATGAGCGATTACAAAGTAAGCGAAGCAACTATTGCTAAGAAAGCTGAGTTGGTTGACGTATTTGCAGAAAAATTCGAAGCTGCGACATCTATCGTTGTTGCAAGCTCACGTGGTTTAACTGTAGAACAAGACACTCAACTTCGTAAAGAGTTGCGTGAAGCTGGTGTGGAATTCAAAGTTGTTAAAAACTCAATCTTGCGTCGTGCAGCTGAAAAAGCTGGACTCGGAGAATTGAACGACAGCTTCGTAGGCCCATCAGTAGTAGCTATCTCAAACGAAGATGCTATTGCACCTGCTAAAATCTTGAGCGAGTTTGCTAAAACAGCAGACAAACTTGAAATTAAAGCTGGTGTCATCGAAGGAAAAGTTTCAAGCAAAGAAGAAATTGCAGCTATTGCATCTCTTCCAAACCGCGACGGTCTTCTTTCTATGCTTCTTTCAGTGCTTCAAGCACCTGTCCGCAACGTGGCTCTCGCAGTCAAAGCTGTTGCAGAAAAAGAAGAATCAGCTGCTTAA
- the rplL gene encoding 50S ribosomal protein L7/L12: MALNIENIVAELETATILELSELVKAIEEKFDVTAAAPVAVAAAGGEAAAAKDSFDVELTAAGDKKVATIKAVREITGLGLKEAKELVDGAPTVIKEGVATSEAEEIKAKLEEAGASITLK, encoded by the coding sequence ATGGCATTGAACATTGAAAACATCGTTGCTGAACTTGAAACAGCAACAATCCTCGAACTTTCTGAGCTCGTAAAAGCAATCGAAGAAAAATTTGACGTAACTGCAGCAGCACCTGTAGCAGTAGCAGCAGCTGGCGGTGAAGCAGCAGCAGCTAAAGATTCATTCGACGTTGAATTGACAGCAGCTGGCGACAAAAAAGTTGCTACAATCAAAGCTGTTCGTGAAATCACTGGTCTTGGCTTGAAAGAAGCTAAAGAACTCGTTGATGGCGCACCAACAGTTATCAAAGAAGGCGTTGCAACTTCAGAAGCTGAAGAAATCAAAGCTAAATTGGAAGAAGCTGGTGCTTCAATCACACTTAAATAA
- a CDS encoding Rgg/GadR/MutR family transcriptional regulator, with translation MAYKKFGYVFRQIREQKHLSLSDFSSIGISKATLSRFERAETMMSFEKVVQALQLMGISLEEYEYLLNDYAPNESEAFMGEIEHATNKNDKDELNKLYTIALEAGYPYIALAAKASATRLGSEDVDTITDYLYEVKAWSHIELYIFYFTMSDLSMRDILYILDLFLLEKNHKIFNSRKYRAILVQACCRAVAILANRGYKEYSEHILNRVDTLNLVNSMFLRNLLNLSRGFWIHRFKNKTEGDIMMHQALDIFHAISTVEIAGYYQRQYDTYAKRQNCETTK, from the coding sequence ATGGCATATAAAAAATTTGGATATGTTTTTCGGCAAATACGAGAACAGAAACATCTCTCCTTATCCGATTTTTCTTCTATTGGTATATCTAAAGCAACGCTTTCTCGATTTGAACGTGCAGAAACAATGATGAGTTTTGAGAAAGTTGTGCAAGCCTTACAACTTATGGGAATAAGTCTTGAAGAATATGAGTATCTTTTAAACGACTACGCACCAAATGAATCGGAAGCGTTTATGGGAGAGATTGAACACGCGACAAATAAAAATGATAAAGACGAACTTAACAAGCTCTATACAATAGCACTTGAAGCTGGCTATCCCTATATTGCCCTTGCTGCGAAAGCTTCTGCTACACGCTTAGGGTCTGAAGATGTTGATACCATCACAGACTACCTCTATGAGGTCAAAGCGTGGAGTCATATTGAACTGTATATTTTTTACTTTACGATGAGCGATTTAAGTATGAGAGATATACTGTATATTTTAGATCTTTTTTTATTGGAAAAGAATCATAAGATCTTTAACTCTCGCAAATATCGGGCCATTCTAGTGCAGGCGTGTTGCCGTGCGGTAGCTATCCTCGCAAATCGAGGCTACAAAGAGTACAGTGAGCATATTCTTAATCGCGTAGATACTTTGAATCTTGTAAACTCCATGTTTCTACGTAATCTTCTCAACCTCTCCAGAGGCTTCTGGATACATCGTTTTAAAAATAAAACCGAAGGGGATATTATGATGCATCAAGCACTAGATATCTTCCACGCGATTAGTACGGTAGAGATTGCAGGATACTACCAAAGACAGTACGATACTTACGCTAAAAGACAAAATTGTGAAACTACAAAATAA